The sequence ACTAAATAAAACTACGTAGCTTACATCCATACTATTTTCCTATTCTATGCCCCCTGCTTGAATTTTGTACATTATCCTTTGGCATATAATTACATGCCTTTACAAACCTTCTATTTGAAAAAGTCACTACACGACTCCCGCCCCCGAGCAAGTGAGCTCCATAGTATCTGGATCTTTATGCCACTTAATGCTAGTTGACAATTTGTGAGGATTGACAATTTTAACATCCAATGTATATCACTAGACTCATCCTCTTACATACACCTTGGTTCGCCACTCTTATACTTACATAAAAATACAATATTAATCACATTTTCCCATTGTCAGTTATAAATGATTTACTCTTAACATAATGAATTACCTCAGACCATTCACGTTTTTAAGGTACTCCTTTAACTCATTATAATTCCATTCATACATTGATAGCAAAAAGTCATATGGATCTCCAGATACCTTTAGATAAGCCCCGCATTGCCAAATCCTTTCAGCTGGACCCCAAAGGAATGCTTCTTGGAGGAGTTTATCTATCAGGGAAAAGGTTTGGAGTCGGAGCAGGCAATGCATTGTTAGGTAGCGCAAGTGCTACAAGCCCATCACCTCAATACTATGTAGAACAGCTTACCTTATGCAAAAGACTAACAGCAAACTTTTCTGCATGCTCGAGGTCCTCGCTGTTCGGTCTTCCCTTGTTCATTCCACCAAAATACTTGAGAAAGCTATTTGTATTAAATCCCTTACAGCTGAATTCATCGACAATTATATAACCTTTTGAAATCAACTTTTCCTTAAGCAATGAGTGATCCTTTTTCACCTTGGCTACTCCCTGTATTGCGCTTGTTGAAAATATAAAACCTTTCTGATTATTGACTTTTGATAGTTTGTCCACAAAGTCCAGAAGGGGTTTATAGTGTTTTCCACTGTCTATTCCCGCGCCAAAACCAATTAGATTATACTGCTGAAGATCCTCCTGAGTTACCTGATCTGGTGTCTTGATTTGTGCATTTAGAACCTCAGAAAAAACCTGAGCGATTTTTGCCGTGTTATTATGGTGATATGAATAAACCACAATTAGGCATTTAATAGTTAATGAATCTGTAACTTTACTTTCTTTCCTACTCATTTTATCGACCTCCGATTCATATATTTGAACAGTACTTATATCTGGAAACTGTTTTAACCAGGGCAAGATAGGACATGATACTTTATCACAAAGGCAATTCTTAGATGAATTTTCCCAATTATCTTCCCATATATAAAAATACTCATGAAGTCACAAAAACCTCTAAGCTGATGGCTTAGGGATTATATCTTCATATTTTGTGGAGGTGGGGGGAGTATACTTAACTAAATTATGAACATCTACCTTTGAATAAGTAATATAAGCTAGATGGGGTTACAACAAAGACTGCTAACAAAACAATAATAAGAAAATATAAGGGATTATTATCAGCAAAATTTCCAAAGGAAATCTTATTCAGTATCAAGCTCATCGTGTTAATTGAAGCCATGCAATAAATATATTCTTTATAGCACGGAACTTTTTCCCCATAATTTACACACCCTTTCTTGAATTCCTTATAAATGTGTTTTTAAATTTTAATGTTTCCCTTCTTCTTCTTCTAAGAATTACTACATAAGGCTTTAATAAACTATAGGTTTTGCAAATACACGATCCTTTAGTAAGCTTTAAACCACTCCTATTGAGAAGTGGTTTAAAGCTGTGGGTGAAGTTTCTAGTCTTATTTTTTAAGGGCAAATCCAGTTCAGTTCATCATAAGTAACACAACCAGAAGTACTAGCCATGGCCCTTTACCCACCTTGCAATAATAACATTAATGCAATTAAACCATATTTTTTTCCTTCAACTCATTTTTTACCTGCCTAACTATCTGAACAACCTCAATATCAAGACGCTTATTCTCTGCTTTAATCTTGGAGGTATCATATCAGAGGAGGGTATTTTCTAAGTCTTTTATTTCTACTGCTTTATAATCATCATCGTTAATGTATATCTCCATTTCCTTAACTAATTTGTTGCTTATAATAAATCTGTTATAAAAAGATACACCTTTGCCTTCATTGCAAAATTCTTCTAAAGTTCTTATAACCATTACCTTTTTTTAGCTTTAATTTCTTCCTCAATAGATTTTACTGCTTCTTGATACTCTTCCCAATGCTTTGATTTAATAAACCACATTTATATCCCCTCCCAATGTTTTATATAATTATATTCTTCAAAGATTCTAAATATCCTACTATTAAATTGTTGAGAAAACAAATAATTATTTTACCTCCTCACAGGTCGCGTAATTACCTTTCGTATCAGGTTTTCATTAGCTTGCTTAATTTTCTTATCCCTTAGGCTCTGTATCCCCTTACTAGGCTAAACAATAAATGCACACCCCTTCTCTACTGGAGGGGTGTGCATTTTCTGTATGGGGTGTGTACTGATAATGGCTAATTTTTAAGTGAATATTTCTAAGATAAATCGTGCGCCATATTCTCGCCCTGTTAATTGATATTAAGTTCAAACCAAAATGTACTGCCCTTGTCTATTTCCGAAGTGACTCCGTATTCACCACCGTGCAATTCTATGATTTTCTTCACAATGAACAATCCCAATCCAGTACCGATGACGGGGCGTTTGTGCTTTTTCCCGCTTTTGAAATACCGATCCCATATAAACGGCAAATCATCTTCCGATATTCCTTCTCCCCTATCCGTTATGCTAATCCTCACACGATTTTCAGTAATCGTCTGCATTATTTCAATGTTCCAGCTATCGCCGGAATAATTAATTGCGTTGATTAGCAGGTTGTAAAACGCCCTGCCGATTTTCGTTTCGTCTGCGTTTACATATACATCGCTGTTATGAGCAAATGCGATGTCAAAACTCTCGTTTTTCAGCAATTTCTGAACCCGCTCTACAGTCTCCCTAATGTTGAGTGTAAGGTTGAATCTCGAAGGAGCCAAACGCTCTATATCGCTCTCCAATTTCGATATGTCCAGTACATCGTTGACAAGAGCTGTCAGCCGACGTGTTTCGTCCATAATCACCCGCGTCTGCTCCGGCGTAATTTCGTCGGGAAAATCGTTCATCATTTCGGCATAGCTGTAAATCAGCGACAGCGGCGTCCGCAAATCGTGGGACACGTTTGCCAGCAGTTCGCGTCTCAGGGCTTCAACCCGGCCTAACTCGACCGCCGCCGTGTTAAGAGTGTCGGACAAAGCTACAATTTCAAAGAAGCCTTTTCCGTCGAAACGTGTATCATAATCCCCTTTTGCAAGGGTCTGTGCTTTTTGACTTATTTCCTCAATGGGTTTGCTAACGCGCTTGGCAATAATAAGAGCCAAGCTTACTGCGAGTAAAAGCATAATACCGGAGATGAAATACAACTGATACCGTATTGTCGTTATGGTGGCATTGACCGGGGCAACCAGTGCATAAAAGGTCAGCGACACGGTATGCCCATTTTGAAGGGTGAACTCCTTTACTTCGGTGATTGTTTCAAGGGAAATATTCCGACTGCCAAAATCTTCACGCCCAGGTCTGTACGGCGGAATAAAATCCCGCGTAGAAGCAATGAATATATCGTTTTCGGCTTGGATTTTGAATAAAATCGTTTGCAGTTCCGGATTGTCGATTTCTCTTTCCACTATAGAGATTACCCGATTCAATTCCTGCTTCCGAATATATTTATACATATCATTGAGGAACACAGTCTGAAACAGCCATAGGATCACAAGCAATAGGGAGCAGAATCCCAGTAAAAACGCAAAAACTTTCCATTTTAGTCGCAATTTATTCAATTTCAGGATGCTCACCCCTCAAACCTATAACCTAATCCGCGCAAGGTCGTGATAAAGTTGGCATAAGGGCCCATGGCTTTTCTCAACTGTTTCATGTGTGTGTCCAGAGTCCTATCGTCACCACAATAATCATAGCCCCATACCTCAGTTAGAATTTTATCACGCGGGATGGCTATATTCTTGTTCCGTATCAGGAAAAACAATAAATCGTAGACCTTTGGTGCTATCTTGACCTGTTCGCCATCAACAAACACCTTATAAGCAGTTATATCAACTATTAATCCTTCTTTTGTAAAAACCAAATGATCTTCTCTATCAATGGCGCTTTTTCCTGTCCTTCTTAAAATTGCACCAATTCTGAGCATGATTTCTTTGGAGGAAAAAGGTTTAACCACATAATCATCAACTCCTACTTCAAAACCAAGAACCTTGTCATATTCCTCACCTCTGGCAGATAGCATAATAACGGGTACATCGGAGGTTTCACGAATCTTCCTGACTGCTGAGAATCCGTCAAGTTCCGGCATCATTACGTCCATAATGATGATGTCGAATATTTCTCGCTTGCATATTTCTACTGCTTCTAAGCCGTCTCCCGCTTCGAAGATTTCATGCCCGTCAAACTCCGCGTAACGTTTGATTACAGAGCGAAGCCCCGGCTCATCGTCGCATATCAATACTTTAGCTATGAAATCACCCCTCTTCTAAAATTTTATTATACTATGTTCTCACAAGTATTGCGACATTTTTTGATCGTTCAATGCTCATTTCTGCGTTTTACAGTCTTACGAAAAGAAGCTAGTTCGTAAACTTCATCAACAGATGCAGCTACCTCCGGTGAATGGGTTACAATTATCACACATTTATTTTCCTCATGGGCCAGACGCTTGAAGATGTCCATTACATCCTCTTGAGTAGTTAGATCAAGGTTTCCGGTGGGTTCGTCGGCTAATACTATATCGGGGTCGAAAGATAAGGCTCTTGCTATGGCCACCCTCTGCTGTTCACCGCCAGAAAGTTTCAAAACTCTGCGCTTGGCAAGTGCTTCGTCTAGATCAACCTTATCCAACAAATCAGTTGCCCGTTTCCTTTTATTCTCAATTTTTTTACCGGAAGCCCTCATGGATAACTCCACGTTTTCTACAGCGTTCAGATGAGGCAACAGATTGAACTGCTGGAATACTACACCCACATAACGACTGCGGTATTGATAACGGTCAATATTGCGCACATCTTTATCCTCGAATAAGATTCTTCCTTCTGTTGGAGATGTCAAACCGGACAGCAGAGAGAGAAGAGTGGTTTTTCCAGCACCAGATCGCCCCACGATGGCGTATACCTTTCCTTTTAAAAATTCATAGTTCACTCCGGCCAGCACTTTATTAAGTCCGTCATAGGTATAGCTTATGTTTTCTAATTTCAAGATACTCATTATTTTTTCCTCCAGTACTCATTAGTTTTTCGCTTACGTCCGATTTGCCAATATCTTGAGTGGCTCATATCGCATTACAAATACCACCGCTGCGAAACTGGAAATGAGGGTGAGTATGATACCAATGCCGATTAGCTGGCCTAAAATCGAGAAGTTGACAGTTGCGTTGATTTGATCTAGATAATTAACATCCGACCGGTTACCATTGAATATATCAATGATCGAATTTCTCCCGCCCTGAAGGTTTTCTCTACCTCCAGCCGTGCCACCTGGCACTCTACCAAAGTTCGTTTCTTGGTTTGCTTGCTGCGATTGTATTTGCTCAATCTGTACGGCAAGCAGATTGTTGGAAACCGGCACACTGACCGCTGCTCCGACGCCCGCTCCGATGACAATGGCAATCAAAGTGACGAATAGAAGTTCGGTCACAAACTGCATGGCTACTTTGCCTTTTTTTATACCCATCGCTGTCAATACTCCGACCTCGTATTTGCGTTCACGGATATTGAATACGTTAATAACGATTAGAATAACTCCGCCTATGGCAAGTACGATGAACAATAAAGTCACAGCAAATCGTGAAAGATTTTGAAGTGGGACCAAACCTGCTTCGTAATTGCTTATGTCCGAAGATGAGAGTGTGTAATATTCAGATAACCCCATTGTGCTCAATTCCTCGCCAAAGTTCTCATAATCTTCATGACTGGAAAAAACGAAAGTACTGGAAAGCTGACCGTTGATAGTAGTGCTGATTTCAAAACCGTTCGCATTAGTTTCAGTCACAGCAACGGAAGCAGAGTGTTCCACAATGGTTTGCAGTGCATCGTAACTGATATAGATTGAGTTTGCCGGATCCATCGCTGTAGAGAAACGAGGAATATTGCTGGATTCGCTGGAACTGGAATCTGTGTAAATCCCGGTAATTGTAAAAGTATAAGTTTCTTCTTCTACATTTGGGTTAGTCAGCGTGATAGTATCGCCCACGGATAAACCATTGTATAAAGCTAGTTCATAGCTAATCAGGCAGTTCATATCAGTAGACGAAATGTCGAACATATCCCCGTCTGCTATTTTGGAAGTACCGTTAACAAACTTAGTCATTGCATCCTCTGCGCTATATCCTGTCACAGTGAAGTCTCCCATAGCCATGCCACCCATCAACATGCCTCCTTGACGGCCCATCCCACCAGAGAAATTGCTGCCGGAACTGTCGTCTGTACCGTATGCTTCCAAGTCCCCGCTTGCGTTGAGAGATATTGAGCTGGAATAATAAAAGTTTTTCACATAATCAGATTCAGAGTAGGCCATAAGTTCAGGCAAACTTAAATTCTGATATTGCGACATCATTTCCTGCATACTGCTCATATCAGCGCCATCTCTTTGTGCTACTTCCATTATTCTTTGCGTGTCTACCGTAATAGATGCGGTAATGTTCAATAACTCCCCACCGGCTGTCTCTGCTTCATGAGCGGTGTTTCGGATTGCCAGCGCCACACAGGAAGCGGCGGCGATAGCAACGACGATGATGCCTATGAGAATATTTCTTCCTTTTGAACGGGAAATACTTTTAAGTGCGTTGATAATCACAAACATATTTTTTCCTCCTAAAATTTAATCGTTTTTGGCTTTGCGATAAAAACAGTTGTTCCAGCCAGTATAGTCAATAGAATGTCAGTATGGCATTGTTTGTATTAGAACCAGTTGACGCCAACATACCACCTGCATTGTTCCAGTGTGCCTGTTCATACCTTGAGGATTATCGGCCTTTCCCCCAGGCATAGTCCTTTGACCACCACCGGGTTGCCTACCCCTTGATGTGGCTGGGATTGTCCCAGTAAGCTGACCCTTGATGCTCTCGGCACCTAAACGACCAAGCTCTATCAAATGCGGCAGTGAAACTTCATACTGCTCATGTGTGTAAAAAACTAAAACATCATTTCTTACAAATCATTGATTTTTCGTCCAACTGACGTCAACGTCAAAGTATTTTCCAAATCAATACCGGGGTTTAAGTTTTCACTCCCTTCAAGCTATTTAAATGTATGATACCGTACAAAACTGAATATATAATGTTTGCTGTCTGAACTTTAGCTGAACTTTTATTCTTTTAATTTTCGCTAATATGACGTTTGCGTTGTGTACATGCTAGGGCCTCGTCGCTAGAGTGGTGCATATTTTCACACGAAAGGCAGGACGTCGGAGGGGTGACTAATTAATTGTATTGTTCTAACGGGATTTCTTTATCAACATCTCCCCCTTGATAAAACATCTATAACTATGTATGTTTTTTCTAACTATATCAGCAACCTCAATATCAAGACGCTTTTTCTCTGTTTTAATCTTGGTGGTAGCTGATGGCCATATGTTTAAAAGACTTAGAAAAGAGCCTTTTTAAGAAGGCTCTTTTCTAAGTCTTTTATTTCTACTGCTTTATAATCATCGTTAATGTATATCTCCATATTTGGTGGAGACGGGGAAGTCGAACTTCCGTCTGAAGGTATTTTTAACAGCACTCCTTGCTTTGAGTACTTTGATCCTTCCCCTTAGATAATATTGCATTTTTTAGTCTTTCTAAAGCCCCTTTAATCATAGATTTGGGACATGCCAAATTGATTCTCATAAATCCTTTACCATTGTCTCCAAACCAGTACCCACTATCTAATGCCAATCCTGCTCCATCAACAAAAAGACTGTCTAATTCCTCAGTGTCCAATCCTAGATTTCTACAATCTAACCACATAAGGTAGGTACCCTGCATTTTCCTTGCTTTTACTTCAGGAATGTATTTACTTGTAAAATCATAGACAAAGTTCATATTATTCTCCAAATAATCAACAAGCTCATCTACCCATTGATGCCCTTTTTCGTAGGCCACCTGAGTTATTTCCCTACTGAAGGAGTTTGATCTGTTTAAATCTAATAATCCCAACTCCTTTCTATAAACATCCATTTTCTTTTGATCATAGATGATACAAAAGGCACTATGTAATCCTGCAATATTAAAAGTTTTGCTTGGAGCAGTACAGGTAATAGAGTGCATTTTAAAATCATCAGATAAACTGGCAAAAGGTATGTGCTTGTTGGGCTTAAATACCAGATCAAAATGTATCTCATCTGATACTACTAGGACATTGTTATCTATACATATTCTTCCTAGCTCTTCTAATTCCTCTCTAGTCCATACCCTACCCACTGGGTTGTGTGGACTACAGAGAATTAACATTGAACAATCTGGATCACTGGCCTTTTCCTTAAGGTTCTCAAAGTCCATTGTATACATTCCATCTTTTTCAATTAGAGGGTTCTCCGATATAATTCTATTATTCCCCCTGATTATATTGTAGAAAGGATAGTAAACGGGAGTTTGGATGATTATTTTATCTCCTTCTTTGGTAAATTTCCTAATCATCATGTTTAGTAAAAAAACTACACCAGGACCATATTCAATATTTTCTCTGTTTACTTCTAAACCATGTCGATCCTTTAACCAACTAATTATCGCATCATAGAATTCTGGCATCCTATTAGTATAGCCAAAAACACCGTGTTTTGCTCTTTTCACTAGAATATCAATCATAAAGTCTGGAACTTTAATATCCATATCCGCTACCCAAAAAGGCAATAAATCCTTTCTTCCAAAATTGATATCCATTTCTTCATATTTTACAGAACTTGTATTTTTTCTATCTACGACTTCATCGAAATTATACATATCCATCCCTCTTTTTTGGCTAGTTTAGTGATACCTCAGCAGATGAACCTAAGATTTCCTCTTTGTTTCCATCTGTTTTTTCCATCCAATGCCTGCCATCTACCGTTCTACTGACCATCATACTTACAACAACATCTCCAGTGGAATTAATCATAGTTGCCACCGCGTCTGTTAAAAGACCGATAGTTACCACGATTGGAAGGACTTCGGGATTAAAACCATAGAAGCTCACAATCATAATACAGCCCATCATTCCCCCTCCTGGAATACCACTTAAGATAACCCCAGACATAACAGAAATTAGTATTGCTGTACTCCAAACTCCTATTCCGCTAAATTCCAATCCAAAAATTCCAAATAAGAAAGCAATTTTCATCAGGCTGGTTAGCGCAGTTCCATCCATGTGTATGGTGGCACCCATAGGTAAGATGATATTACTAATGTCATCCTTTACGTTCATACGTTTTGTGGCCGCTAAGTTTGTTGGCAAAGTAGCTATAGAGCTTTGGGTAGCTAGAGATGTAACGACTGATGGGAAAATATTTTTATAAAATACTTTAACACCTTTAATGCCACCTGCAAAATAAACATAAAGAGTAAATGCAGTTAAAAAGTACGCAACGCAGATAGGATAGAACATGATGACTGCCCTACTGTAGGCACCTAAGAGCTGAGAACCAAATTCTCCGATAAGGGCAGCAAAATATGCTCCTAGCCCTATAGGTGCATAAAGCATAATAATTCTAATCATTTTCATGAAGGCCTCAGCCATAATATCAAGAAAACTTACAACTGAATTATTCTCGTTACCTTTGCTGACAAAACGGATACAATACCCAAGTGTAATAGAAAAAATAATCAAAGGTAACATAGCGCCTTTTGAAAGAATGAGATTAAAATCGTTTACAGAAATTGCACTTACAACCTGATCTAAGATGTTCATCTTTGCGGGCTCTTCATATCCACCAAAATCAATTTCCACTCCTTGAGCGGGTGGGAAAACACTGACAACCATAATTATAAATACCGAGGCAATAATCCCTGTGATCACAAAAACCATCAAAGAATGTCTTAGAATCTTACCTAGTCTCTTCATATTTGTCATTTTAGCAATAGAACTTGATAAACTGAAAAACACCAAAGGTACAACAGCTGTAAACATCATATTGAGAAATAACTGTCCAAAAGGTTTAAGGACTACAGCTTTTTCCTTATAAATTAGCCCAACAATACAACCTACAACGATACCTAAGACTAATAATATTAAGGACTTATAGTTTTTAAAAACGCTCTTTTTACTGATCTTTTCACTTGACATCATAATTCCCTCCTGTTTTTTTAATTCCACCTGATTTACTAACTAAAATCTTAAATATACTCTTCCTCCTCTCACTATGTGAATTTAGCAACAATCGTGCCATTATTCTAATATCAGTTTATAAAACTTATAAATAAGCACCAACTACACTGGCTGGCGGGAATAAACACGTTTTTTCTTTCATCCTTATGGGCGACTTTATATAAAAAGAAAATATTATGAGATCCACTTCCTAAATAATAAATGGGTTATCTGTCGCCAGATAACCCATTTAACCCTATTGCTGATTTACCTCCATTAGTTTTATCCCTTTATCACTAATGGTAGTTCCTCCTCTTCCGAGGTTGATATTGACTAATTCTAGTTTTGAGAGTTCTTGCATAATTTTTTTTACATCATACTCTGATAAGTGATGATTTTTTTCATATGCTCTTTCACTTATTAGCTTCCTACCCACCTTCAATCTTTTTTTGAAAGATTCGTATAAAATTTCTAATACAACCGCGTATCTCTCGTTATCAAATTTAAAGGGCATTTCTCTCTTTTTATCTATTCTAGCATCCTGTTCATTTACATTATTTTTAATATGATATGGCAGGTCCTCTATGGAAATTGTACTCTTCCCAAGGTTGTCTAGATATTCTACACCGTTGATGAGCTCCCGTATGTTTCCATCCCACCTATAATTCTTCAATAATTCTATTGCTTCCCTACTGATAACATACTTGCAGTTATTTCTTATCATAAAGTAATCAAATAAAAGAGGAATATCTTCCTTCCTCTTTCTCAAAGGAGGAACATTTATAGGCAAGACATTTAACCTATAGTATAGATCTTTTCTAAAAGTTCCTTTTAATATCTCATGGGCTAAGTTCAAGTTAGTTGCTGCAATAATCCTTAAGTTCACCTTGATGACTTCCTGCCCGCCTACCCGCATAATTTCCCGTTCTTGAATAACCCTTAAAAGTTTCACTTGAAGTTCTAAGGGCATTTCCCCAATTTCGTCTAGAAACAAAGTTCCGTTATTGGCCATTTCAAATATACCTTTACTACCCTCTTTAGAAGCACCTGTAAATGCCCCTGCTTCATATCCAAAGAGTTCACTTTCCAATAGAGAAGTGTTAAAAGCAGCACAATTTATTGCAACAAAGTGCTTATCCTTGTTTTGGGAAAGATTGTGAATAGCCTGAGCAACCAGTTCCTTTCCTGTACCACTCTCCCCTGTTATCAATACAGAAGAACTTGATTTTGCCATCCTTCGGATAAGGTCCTTTACTTCGGTTATCTCCTTACTTTCTCCTATAATATGTTGGATATTATATTTTGCTATATGTCCTTTGTTCATCAACTGTAGTCTCAATTTATTTTGGGTATTTTCTTTAGATTGAAAGTCCTCTATTATGGCATAAGCACCATTAAATTCCCCATTTTTCCCTT comes from Alkalicella caledoniensis and encodes:
- a CDS encoding flavodoxin family protein, which produces MSRKESKVTDSLTIKCLIVVYSYHHNNTAKIAQVFSEVLNAQIKTPDQVTQEDLQQYNLIGFGAGIDSGKHYKPLLDFVDKLSKVNNQKGFIFSTSAIQGVAKVKKDHSLLKEKLISKGYIIVDEFSCKGFNTNSFLKYFGGMNKGRPNSEDLEHAEKFAVSLLHKVSCST
- a CDS encoding ABC transporter permease translates to MFVIINALKSISRSKGRNILIGIIVVAIAAASCVALAIRNTAHEAETAGGELLNITASITVDTQRIMEVAQRDGADMSSMQEMMSQYQNLSLPELMAYSESDYVKNFYYSSSISLNASGDLEAYGTDDSSGSNFSGGMGRQGGMLMGGMAMGDFTVTGYSAEDAMTKFVNGTSKIADGDMFDISSTDMNCLISYELALYNGLSVGDTITLTNPNVEEETYTFTITGIYTDSSSSESSNIPRFSTAMDPANSIYISYDALQTIVEHSASVAVTETNANGFEISTTINGQLSSTFVFSSHEDYENFGEELSTMGLSEYYTLSSSDISNYEAGLVPLQNLSRFAVTLLFIVLAIGGVILIVINVFNIRERKYEVGVLTAMGIKKGKVAMQFVTELLFVTLIAIVIGAGVGAAVSVPVSNNLLAVQIEQIQSQQANQETNFGRVPGGTAGGRENLQGGRNSIIDIFNGNRSDVNYLDQINATVNFSILGQLIGIGIILTLISSFAAVVFVMRYEPLKILANRT
- a CDS encoding response regulator transcription factor codes for the protein MAKVLICDDEPGLRSVIKRYAEFDGHEIFEAGDGLEAVEICKREIFDIIIMDVMMPELDGFSAVRKIRETSDVPVIMLSARGEEYDKVLGFEVGVDDYVVKPFSSKEIMLRIGAILRRTGKSAIDREDHLVFTKEGLIVDITAYKVFVDGEQVKIAPKVYDLLFFLIRNKNIAIPRDKILTEVWGYDYCGDDRTLDTHMKQLRKAMGPYANFITTLRGLGYRFEG
- a CDS encoding MalY/PatB family protein, coding for MYNFDEVVDRKNTSSVKYEEMDINFGRKDLLPFWVADMDIKVPDFMIDILVKRAKHGVFGYTNRMPEFYDAIISWLKDRHGLEVNRENIEYGPGVVFLLNMMIRKFTKEGDKIIIQTPVYYPFYNIIRGNNRIISENPLIEKDGMYTMDFENLKEKASDPDCSMLILCSPHNPVGRVWTREELEELGRICIDNNVLVVSDEIHFDLVFKPNKHIPFASLSDDFKMHSITCTAPSKTFNIAGLHSAFCIIYDQKKMDVYRKELGLLDLNRSNSFSREITQVAYEKGHQWVDELVDYLENNMNFVYDFTSKYIPEVKARKMQGTYLMWLDCRNLGLDTEELDSLFVDGAGLALDSGYWFGDNGKGFMRINLACPKSMIKGALERLKNAILSKGKDQSTQSKECC
- a CDS encoding sensor histidine kinase, producing the protein MEREIDNPELQTILFKIQAENDIFIASTRDFIPPYRPGREDFGSRNISLETITEVKEFTLQNGHTVSLTFYALVAPVNATITTIRYQLYFISGIMLLLAVSLALIIAKRVSKPIEEISQKAQTLAKGDYDTRFDGKGFFEIVALSDTLNTAAVELGRVEALRRELLANVSHDLRTPLSLIYSYAEMMNDFPDEITPEQTRVIMDETRRLTALVNDVLDISKLESDIERLAPSRFNLTLNIRETVERVQKLLKNESFDIAFAHNSDVYVNADETKIGRAFYNLLINAINYSGDSWNIEIMQTITENRVRISITDRGEGISEDDLPFIWDRYFKSGKKHKRPVIGTGLGLFIVKKIIELHGGEYGVTSEIDKGSTFWFELNIN
- a CDS encoding dicarboxylate/amino acid:cation symporter, with the protein product MMSSEKISKKSVFKNYKSLILLVLGIVVGCIVGLIYKEKAVVLKPFGQLFLNMMFTAVVPLVFFSLSSSIAKMTNMKRLGKILRHSLMVFVITGIIASVFIIMVVSVFPPAQGVEIDFGGYEEPAKMNILDQVVSAISVNDFNLILSKGAMLPLIIFSITLGYCIRFVSKGNENNSVVSFLDIMAEAFMKMIRIIMLYAPIGLGAYFAALIGEFGSQLLGAYSRAVIMFYPICVAYFLTAFTLYVYFAGGIKGVKVFYKNIFPSVVTSLATQSSIATLPTNLAATKRMNVKDDISNIILPMGATIHMDGTALTSLMKIAFLFGIFGLEFSGIGVWSTAILISVMSGVILSGIPGGGMMGCIMIVSFYGFNPEVLPIVVTIGLLTDAVATMINSTGDVVVSMMVSRTVDGRHWMEKTDGNKEEILGSSAEVSLN
- a CDS encoding sigma-54 interaction domain-containing protein gives rise to the protein MKKRLGIITLSVDVGQTYRDQLSKVLDSEVEILTFSFENNDFDNIEKIENLKRLDAILISTQSQYEILKKYIDKDFNIVIAKLTLSKKGYDTLKSLGNMDTVMMVNLSLEMSLETITLLYQLGFDYLKFFPVYPNMEKVPDAEVAITTGELRFVPEKAKKTYDLGHRLIDKNTVIELLVALGLEEYLTKKSTRDYFGTLVSTNVGVEYLLSKSNILKNQFDTLLSLMDKGVICVDKDNTVTSCNGSAEKIVKINQTDMIGKNAQYILPEIDFSNTKVLNRLIKIKKKYITLSIYGIEGKNGEFNGAYAIIEDFQSKENTQNKLRLQLMNKGHIAKYNIQHIIGESKEITEVKDLIRRMAKSSSSVLITGESGTGKELVAQAIHNLSQNKDKHFVAINCAAFNTSLLESELFGYEAGAFTGASKEGSKGIFEMANNGTLFLDEIGEMPLELQVKLLRVIQEREIMRVGGQEVIKVNLRIIAATNLNLAHEILKGTFRKDLYYRLNVLPINVPPLRKRKEDIPLLFDYFMIRNNCKYVISREAIELLKNYRWDGNIRELINGVEYLDNLGKSTISIEDLPYHIKNNVNEQDARIDKKREMPFKFDNERYAVVLEILYESFKKRLKVGRKLISERAYEKNHHLSEYDVKKIMQELSKLELVNINLGRGGTTISDKGIKLMEVNQQ
- a CDS encoding ABC transporter ATP-binding protein, whose translation is MSILKLENISYTYDGLNKVLAGVNYEFLKGKVYAIVGRSGAGKTTLLSLLSGLTSPTEGRILFEDKDVRNIDRYQYRSRYVGVVFQQFNLLPHLNAVENVELSMRASGKKIENKRKRATDLLDKVDLDEALAKRRVLKLSGGEQQRVAIARALSFDPDIVLADEPTGNLDLTTQEDVMDIFKRLAHEENKCVIIVTHSPEVAASVDEVYELASFRKTVKRRNEH